From Panicum hallii strain FIL2 chromosome 2, PHallii_v3.1, whole genome shotgun sequence, a single genomic window includes:
- the LOC112882134 gene encoding PR5-like receptor kinase, with the protein MTAPSSSWTLHLLPLFLLLPVGNAITFSISNRCSGTIWPAAVPGGGVKLDPGESWTLNVPAGPGRLWPRTGCSFDSTGKGSCQTGDCGGVLACRISGQPPVTIAEFTIGGGTDLFSISLVDGFNVPMDFMPMPANGQGGQVCSRGPRCAANITSQCPEKLTVPGGCNSACRVFKQDKYCCTGNVSGTCEPTTYSVFFVRGCPDAYSYSRDDSASTTFRCPSGTNYQVVFCPPVDISASPPATNPPAPDATGSTHTSHSSFTKSRTFDGVLGFISSLIVLFVFVTFFAYKLRKQRHQEMHEGDEEFGELPGMPTRFTFQQLQEATDQFRHKLGEGGFGSVFEGQYGEERIAVKRLDWAGQGKREFLAEVQIIGSIHHIHLVRLIGFCAEKSHRLLVYEYMPKGSLDRWIYYSHDNDAPFLDWQTRCKVISHIAKGLCYLHEECMKRIAHLDVKPQNILLDENFNAKISDFGLSKLIDRDKSQVITRMRGTPGYLAPEWLTSQITEKADVYSFGVVVMEIISGRKNLDTSRSEESIHLITLLEEKVKSDELEDLIDKYSSDMQVHKQEVLEMMRLAMWCLQIDSKRRPQMSEVIKVLEGHMNAESKIDHNFVATSKTMFGIAENTGSSDPPQASHLSGPR; encoded by the coding sequence ATGACAGCGCCGAGTTCTTCCTGGACTCTCCACCTCCTGCCTCTCTTCCTGCTCCTACCAGTCGGCAATGCCATCACATTCAGCATCAGCAACAGATGCTCCGGCACCATATGGCCAGCCGCTGTGCCGGGCGGTGGCGTGAAACTCGACCCTGGAGAGTCCTGGACCCTCAACGTGCCGGCCGGCCCCGGGCGTCTGTGGCCGCGCACGGGCTGCTCATTTGACAGCACCGGTAAGGGTTCATGCCAGACAGGAGACTGCGGCGGCGTGCTGGCCTGCAGAATCAGCGGTCAGCCACCCGTCACAATTGCTGAATTCACCATCGGAGGAGGAACGGATTTGTTTAGCATCTCCCTCGTCGATGGCTTCAACGTGCCCATGGACTTCATGCCGATGCCGGCAAACGGACAGGGAGGGCAAGTATGCAGCAGGGGGCCTCGCTGTGCAGCAAACATCACATCGCAGTGCCCAGAGAAGCTGACGGTGCCTGGGGGCTGCAACAGCGCGTGTAGAGTGTTCAAGCAAGACAAGTACTGCTGCACCGGGAATGTCAGCGGCACCTGCGAGCCCACCACCTACTCAGTGTTCTTCGTGCGGGGGTGCCCCGACGCCTACAGTTACTCCAGGGATGATAGCGCGAGCACTACCTTCAGGTGCCCGTCGGGCACCAACTATCAGGTCGTCTTCTGTCCCCCTGTTGACATTTCAGCTTCCCCTCCAGCTACAAATCCTCCTGCTCCTGATGCTACTGGATCAACACACACGAGCCACTCGTCCTTTACAAAAAGCAGAACTTTTGATGGGGTTCTAGGTTTCATAAGCAGTTTGATAGTACTTTTCGTATTTGTCACTTTCTTTGCATATAAACTAAGAAAGCAGCGACACCAGGAGATGCATGAAGGGGATGAAGAGTTTGGAGAGCTACCAGGAATGCCAACGAGGTTCacatttcagcagctacaagaaGCAACTGACCAATTCAGACACAAGCTTGGGGAAGGAGGATTTGGGTCTGTTTTTGAGGGGCAATACGGTGAAGAAAGAATTGCGGTTAAACGTTTGGATTGGGCTGGTCAGGGTAAGAGAGAATTTTTAGCAGAGGTTCAGATAATCGGCAGCATCCATCACATTCATCTAGTGAGGCTGATTGGTTTCTGTGCAGAGAAATCACATAGGCTTTTGGTGTATGAGTATATGCCCAAAGGGTCCTTGGATAGGTGGATCTATTACTCACATGACAATGATGCTCCCTTTCTGGACTGGCAAACTAGATGCAAGGTTATTTCTCACATTGCTAAGGGTCTATGTTATCTACATGAGGAGTGCATGAAGAGGATTGCTCACTTGGACGTCAAACCACAAAACATCCTCTTAGATGAAAACTTCAATGCTAAAATTTCTGATTTCGGATTAAGTAAGCTCATTGATCGGGACAAGAGCCAAGTGATTACAAGAATGAGAGGCACACCTGGATATTTAGCTCCTGAGTGGTTGACATCCCAAATCACAGAAAAAGCCGATGTATATAGCTTTGGCGTTGTGGTCATGGAAATCATCAGCGGTAGAAAGAATCTTGACACTTCACGGTCTGAAGAAAGCATCCATCTTATTACCCTTCTGGAAGAAAAGGTGAAGAGTGATGAGTTAGAAGATTTGATTGACAAGTACAGTAGTGATATGCAAGTACACAAGCAAGAAGTATTGGAGATGATGAGGCTTGCAATGTGGTGTTTACAAATTGATTCTAAAAGAAGACCTCAAATGTCTGAGGTGATCAAAGTCTTGGAAGGTCATATGAACGCAGAAAGCAAAATTGATCATAACTTTGTCGCAACAAGTAAAACAATGTTTGGTATTGCTGAAAATACAGGTTCCTCAGATCCACCTCAAGCCTCACATTTATCAGGCCCTAGGTGA